The sequence GGTGCCTGGTGCAGTGTCCCTGTGTGGGGTTCAGTCCTGGGGGCTTCAGTCTCCATGTGGGGAGCgttggggtgggttggggtgCAGCTCGTCAGGGTGTGGGCGCTGCTGCCGGGCCATGCACTGCCGGAAGGCCTGGACCTGAGCCTGGCAGCGCCGCCAGTCCCGCTGCTCTGCCATGCACTCCTGCAgtgcccagtgctgctctgcacagcccgTCCGTGACACCATGGCTTCCACCGggtcctcctcctcttcctcctgcgATTTAGGACGGCTCCAGGCATGTCCAGGCTTTGCCATCGCTCCGGTTCCTAGAGTGGGGCTTGAGGGTGATGGCAGACATCAGGGTGCTGCTTCCCATGACTGCCCTGATTGGGGGCATCTTCTTTTTGGGTGGTACAGAATCACCACCTTTCTTTCCCCCCAGCCTATGGGTACACCCCATACAATCCCCATGGCACCCAGCACCTCCCATACCTCTATGGGTACCCGGAAATCCCCATGCAACCCTCAGAGCACCCAGTGCACCCAGAACCTCCCCATACCTTTATAAGTGCTCAGCAGCCCCGTGTAAGATCTAGGGTACTCAGCACCACCCCCCCTTGGAACCCAGCACCTTCTATACCTCTATGAGCACCCAGTAACCCCTTGCACCCCCACAGCACCCACGTGCCCCTAGGGGTACCCAGCA is a genomic window of Meleagris gallopavo isolate NT-WF06-2002-E0010 breed Aviagen turkey brand Nicholas breeding stock chromosome 1, Turkey_5.1, whole genome shotgun sequence containing:
- the LOC104909440 gene encoding cytochrome c oxidase assembly factor 4 homolog, mitochondrial isoform X2; translated protein: MAKPGHAWSRPKSQEEEEEDPVEAMVSRTGCAEQHWALQECMAEQRDWRRCQAQVQAFRQCMARQQRPHPDELHPNPPQRSPHGD
- the LOC104909440 gene encoding cytochrome c oxidase assembly factor 4 homolog, mitochondrial isoform X1; amino-acid sequence: MRWVPREGPTLGTGAMAKPGHAWSRPKSQEEEEEDPVEAMVSRTGCAEQHWALQECMAEQRDWRRCQAQVQAFRQCMARQQRPHPDELHPNPPQRSPHGD